Proteins found in one Brachypodium distachyon strain Bd21 chromosome 5, Brachypodium_distachyon_v3.0, whole genome shotgun sequence genomic segment:
- the LOC100832926 gene encoding O-glucosyltransferase rumi homolog has product MAMAVAPAAAVDGRRCSKLAAAMPRTSPAYLFFSVVLVGVVVVSARWITSTTTTFQASLPTTTAAAAVLNTQTQRPPPHSPSKQPPPPSAYSISCPKPSLHLNVSHPTKARKSSQTLALALSSSFSCRSSPDHAPPTTNAAASSSNSSCPSYFRFIHEDLRPWREAGGVTRAMLARARVTASFRLVVLRGRVFVQRFRPAFQTRDLFTIWGILQLIRRYPGRVPDLDLMFDCVDWPVVRTHLYRGKHAPFMPPLFRYCGDDRTLDIVFPDWSFWGWPEINIKPWGALQKELKDGNNKVRWLDREPYAYWKGNAAVAVSRRELVQCNVSSTQDWNARIYTQDWFKEGRTGYKSSDLSSQCTYRYKIYIEGSAWSISQKYILACDSMTLLVTPKYYDFFSRSLMPIQHYWPVRGDNKCASIKYAVDWGNSHKQLAQSIGKGASNFIQEEVKMDHVYDYMLHLLTEYAKLLRFKPTKPPEAVEVCSHSLVCQAEGIEMKFLMESMVKSAHDSGPCDLPSPFNPQELAMLKHRKENSIRQVETWERRASAA; this is encoded by the exons TTTCAGGCGAGCctccccaccaccaccgccgccgccgccgttctcaaCACCCAAACACAACGCCCACCACCGCACTCGCCGTCCAAACAACCGCCACCACCTTCCGCCTACTCCATCTCTTGCCCCAAACCTTCCCTCCATCTCAACGTCTCCCACCCTACCAAAGCGCGCAAATCCTCCCAAACCCTCGCCCTCGCGCTCTCCTCCTCGTTCTCCTGCCGCTCCTCCCCTGACCACGCGCCACCCACCACTaacgccgccgcctcatccTCCAACTCGTCGTGCCCATCCTACTTCCGCTTCATCCATGAGGACCTCCGCCCATGGCGCGAGGCGGGGGGCGTCACCCGCGCCAtgctcgcccgcgcccgcgtcACCGCTAGCTTCCGCCTTGTCGTGCTACGCGGCCGTGTCTTCGTCCAGCGCTTCCGGCCGGCGTTCCAGACGCGCGACCTCTTCACCATCTGGGGCATTCTCCAGCTGATCCGCCGCTACCCCGGCCGCGTCCCTGACCTCGACCTCATGTTCGACTGCGTCGACTGGCCAGTCGTACGCACGCACCTCTACCGCGGGAAGCACGCCCCCTTCATGCCGCCGCTGTTCCGGTACTGCGGAGATGACAGGACGCTGGATATCGTCTTCCCGGATTGGTCTTTCTGGGGCTG GCCAGAGATCAACATAAAACCATGGGGTGCCCTACAAAAAGAACTGAAGGATGGTAATAACAAGGTAAGATGGTTAGACAGAGAACCTTATGCTTACTGGAAAGGGAATGCAGCAGTTGCGGTGTCACGGCGGGAATTGGTGCAGTGTAATGTCTCCAGTACGCAGGATTGGAATGCAAGGATTTACACTCAG GACTGGTTCAAAGAGGGCAGGACAGGGTATAAGAGCTCAGATTTGAGCAGTCAGTGCACTTATAG GTACAAGATCTATATAGAAGGATCAGCATGGTCAATCAGTCAGAAATATATTCTAGCATGTGATTCGATGACACTGTTGGTCACACCAAAATATTATGATTTCTTTTCAAGGTCACTTATGCCGATTCAGCATTATTGGCCTGTTCGGGGTGACAATAAATGTGCCTCCATAAAATATGCTGTTGATTGGGGCAACTCTCACAAGCAATTG GCACAGAGCATAGGAAAAGGAGCAAGCAATTTCATTCAAGAAGAGGTTAAGATGGACCACGTTTATGATTACATGCTTCACCTTTTGACGGAATATGCCAAGCTCCTAAGGTTCAAGCCAACTAAGCCACCTGAAGCTGTTGAGGTCTGTTCCCATTCTTTGGTCTGCCAAGCTGAAGGCATTGAGATGAAGTTTCTTATGGAATCTATGGTGAAGTCTGCCCATGATTCAGGTCCATGTGATCTGCCTTCTCCCTTTAACCCTCAGGAGCTCGCAATGCTAAAACATAGGAAAGAAAATTCAATAAGGCAAGTTGAAACGTGGGAGCGGAGAGCTTCAGCAGCTTAG